From a region of the Oryza sativa Japonica Group chromosome 6, ASM3414082v1 genome:
- the LOC4341221 gene encoding uncharacterized protein: protein MDRHVLQGGGAAAVPVPDQSSYGGGGAGGHQADVVVVDGAFLMELLDDTPAAAVAAEQQPEGDDADDRLSRVMRSLEAELGGAGAAPAPTSAPPLGSSSGDGGSPASGDGGRLDQLDDVLSLSDFDGGGSSRPGSCSAPPFEYWARAELPPAMGHDMGGGWCVDGDGDGLAAAVAGYEFVREPCYYTYGYGYNESSHVEQPYSPLWE, encoded by the coding sequence ATGGATCGCCACGTCTtgcagggcggcggcgccgccgccgtgccggtgcCGGATCAGTCcagctacggcggcggcggcgccggtggtcaTCAGGCGGAtgtggtcgtcgtcgacgggGCGTTCCTGATGGAGCTGCTCGACgacacgccggcggcggctgtggcggcggagcagcagccggaaggcgacgacgccgacgaccggCTGAGCCGCGTCATGCGGTCCCTCGAGgccgagctcggcggcgccggggctgccccggcgccgacgtcggcgccgccgttggggtcctcctccggcgacggcggctcgccggcgagcggcgacggcggcaggctGGATCAGCTGGATGACGTGCTGTCGCTGTCCGACTTCGACGGTGGTGGCAGCAGCCGGCCGGGCTCGTGCTCGGCGCCGCCGTTCGAGTACTGGGCGCGGGCGGAGTTGCCGCCGGCGATGGGGCACGACATGGGCGGCGGCTGgtgcgtcgacggcgacggcgacggcctcgccgccgccgtggcaggGTACGAGTTCGTCAGAGAGCCGTGCTACTACACTTACGGCTACGGTTACAACGAGAGCTCACATGTCGAGCAGCCGTACAGCCCACTTTGGGAATAA
- the LOC4341219 gene encoding T-complex protein 1 subunit gamma, which translates to MALNAPVLVLKDSLKRESGTKVHHANIQAAKAVADIIRTTLGPRSMLKMLLDASGGIVVTNDGNAILREIDIAHPAAKSMIELSRTQDEEVGDGTTSVIVLAGEMLHVAEAFIDKHYHPTVICRAYTKALEDALAVLDKIAMHVDVNDRAAMLGLVKSSIGTKFTGQFGDLIADLAIDATTTAGVDLGQGMREVDIKKYIKVEKVPGGQLEDSRVLKGVMFNKDVVAPGKMRRKIVNPRIILLDCPVEYKKGENQTNAELMKEEDWQVLLEMEEEYIKNLCAQILKFKPDLVVTEKGLSDLAIHYLSKAGVSAIRRLRKTDNNRIAKACGAVIVNRPEELQESDVGTRAGLFEVKKIGDEFFTFIVDCKDPKACTVLLRGASKDVLNEVERNLQDAMSVARNILKNPKLLPGGGATELTVSAALKQKSSSVEGVEKWPYEAAALAFEAIPRTLAQNCGLNVIRIMTQLQGKHANGENAWVGIDGRSGDIVDMKERKIWDSYSVKAQTFKTAIEAACMLLRIDDIVSGIKKKQAPGASAPKQPQIEQEGDADNEQMIPE; encoded by the exons GTATTGTGGTTACTAATGATGGCAATGCTATATTGCGAGAAATAGATATTGCACATCCTGCTGCCAAG TCTATGATTGAGCTAAGCCGTACACAGGATGAAGAAGTTGGTGATGGCACAACATCTGTCATTGTTTTAG ctgGTGAGATGCTCCATGTTGCAGAAGCATTCATTGATAAGCACTACCACCCAACTGTTATTTGCCGAG CATACACCAAAGCTCTTGAGGATGCTTTAGCTGTCCTTGACAAAATTGCAATGCATGTTGACGTGAATGACC GTGCTGCTATGCTAGGGCTAGTGAAGAGCTCTATTGGTACAAAATTCACGGGTCAGTTTGGTGACCTTATTGCT GACCTTGCTATTGATGCTACTACAACAGCAGGTGTTGACCTAGGTCAAGGTATGCGTGAAGTTGATATCAAGAAATATATCAAAGTGGAGAAGGTTCCTGGTGGTCAGTTAGAGGATTCACGGGTTCTTAAAGGAGTTATGTTCAATAAAGATGTTGTAGCTCCTGGAAAAATGAGAAGGAAGATAGTCAACCCCCGCATTATCCTTCTGGATTGCCCTGTTGAGTACAAGAAAGGAGAAAACCAGACCAATGCTGAACTGATGAAGGAAGAAGATTG GCAGGTTCTGCTAGAGATGGAGGAAGAATACATAAAGAACCTCTGTGCGCAGATTTTAAAATTCAAGCCTGATTTAGTTGTCACAGAGAAAGGTCTCAGTGATCTTGCTATCCATTACCTAAGCAAGGCTGGTGTTAGTGCAATTCGTAGGCTAAGGAAGACTGATAACAACAGGATTGCTAAGGCTTGTGGAGCAGTCATAGTGAACAGGCCAGAGGAGCTTCAAGAATCGGATGTTGGAACAAGAGCTGGCCTCTTTGAGGTCAAGAAGATAGGTGATGAATTCTTTACCTTCATTGTCGACTGCAAAGATCCCAAGGCATGCACTGTTCTTTTGAGGGGAGCAAGCAAGGATGTCCTGAATGAGGTTGAGAGGAACCTTCAG GATGCCATGTCTGTTGCAAGGAACATTTTGAAAAACCCAAAACTTTTACCTGGAGGTGGTGCTACCGAGCTGACTGTATCAGCAGCACTGAAGCAAAAGAGTTCTTCAGTTGAAGGTGTAGAAAAG TGGCCCTATGAAGCTGCTGCTTTAGCATTTGAAGCAATTCCAAGAACTTTGGCTCAAAATTGTGGGTTGAATGTCATCAGGATAATGACACAACTCCAGGGAAAG CATGCAAATGGTGAAAATGCGTGGGTTGGCATTGACGGAAGGAGCGGTGACATTGTTGACATGAAAGAGCGGAAG ATCTGGGATTCTTACAGTGTCAAGGCACAAACGTTCAAGACAGCTATCGAGGCAGCTTGCATGCTTCTTAGGATCGACGACATCGTCAGCGGTATCAAGAAGAAGCAGGCTCCTGGAGCCTCAGCTCCTAAACAGCCTCAGATCGAACAGGAGGGTGACGCGGACAATGAGCAGATGATCCCAGAGTAG
- the LOC4341220 gene encoding uncharacterized protein: MPDSSADPQPPLQPSAAAANSDPDMPPRKAPAGGGGKLKRPLTLKLRAAAEQRLAHLRARLRLHPLPPPPPRALAPEGSPEEAALRALGLLGFARLGPAFSSSASEPLRPDLVAHLVAYYDPPQRRSFVRGVRVAVTRKHFADALCLPCKPSPAAAPPPPEDADPAAVAAAAMELLQAYVLPPFQGDDMCILPPEVAAAEQAVRDGSAHRVDWAGLIWGLVEKEMQDLPKRDDGLCYYGAYLQRLIWAQKPELFERTEEGERGGEVVLEVSDMDEEDGEDDTDVKSKSMEELESGDADADAKNSNLEKSEAGGADLRSNCLEELVSGDADVRGTSAEELESHVEDKVSKGLEETRAEDVDANHMDLDESEAVDEDAKGKSFGESEMGFVSVEEVSVTHEVMLPNYEEVATEGDGDTAMAAVENDAGSLAETVVMTHEEFVAVPEDDEEEADGDEENDATGLSLGIGSANDYDSTDGEEDANVENLGEGDSGNEEAEESEEDAFGQYRGEDMNWTMGDEKDHGSDFVNLQFDNLNKGDDEIRNEVSYDDGFSGKMGSLHGMTSTNLLQAMSSIPATYNVSENAPDLSSGEFLAMGADAHKNGLDLGTGSSYFFENNGKRHIGEIEEYNDPMPGHEQFDQRNPNKRMRNSNNSSIPPGSSVFNAHFAEPFQSLMSKASMFYEQKERELQDVLVEKQYLANMLQEKEQIIQSLNSARFEQENKWQAELRRFEHDLNVMAQLVTGYRRALKQNRASFDEYRKKFPCDKPRYCDVAGGGGLVLSVKELEKKRLEEVQQKLAIANEMIENFQHEWFSKLDDWARSIHFIWCRTEELIREINLLREKRKATVTNPATEEAKVTTPATEVAEVTTAATGVEVTTPATEKVEVTTPATEKVEVTTPATEEAKITTAATEEVEVTTPATEEVEVTTPSTKEVEVTIAATEEAEVTTPATEEAEVSTPATEEVEGTTPATEKVEGTTPATEE, translated from the coding sequence ATGCCCGACTCCTCCGCCGATCCCCAACCCCCACTccaaccctccgccgccgccgccaactccgaTCCCGACATGCCGCCGCggaaggcccccgccggcggcggcggcaagctcaAGCGGCCCCTCACCCTGaagctgcgcgccgccgccgagcagcgCCTGGCCCACCtccgcgcccgcctccgcctccacccgctgcccccgccgccgccgcgcgccctcgCGCCCGAGGGGTCCCccgaggaggcggcgctccgtgccctcggcctcctcggcttcgcccgcctcggccccgccttctcctcctccgcctccgagcccctccGCCCCGACCTCGTCGCCCACCTCGTCGCCTACTACGACCCGCCCCAGCGCCGCAGCTTCGTCCGCGGCGTCCGCGTCGCCGTCACGCGGAAGCACTTCGCCGACGCGCTCTGCCTCCCCTGCAAGCCGTCCCCCGCCGCGGCCCCACCGCCGCCCGAGGATGCGGACcccgccgcggtcgccgccgccgccatggagctCTTGCAGGCCTACGTCCTGCCGCCGTTCCAGGGCGACGACATGTGCATACTACCCCCCGAGGTGGCCGCCGCGGAGCAGGCGGTGAGGGACGGGTCGGCGCATAGGGTTGACTGGGCGGGCCTGATCTGGGGCCTCGTCGAGAAGGAGATGCAGGATTTGCCCAAGAGGGACGATGGGCTGTGCTACTACGGGGCGTATCTGCAGAGGCTCATCTGGGCGCAAAAGCCGGAGCTGTTCGAGCGcacggaggagggagagagaggaggagaggttgTCTTGGAGGTGTCCGACATGGATGAGGAGGACGGGGAGGATGATACGGATGTGAAGAGCAAGAGCATGGAGGAGTTGGAGTCGGGGGATGCAGATGCTGATGCGAAGAACAGTAACTTGGAAAAGTCGGAGGCCGGGGGTGCAGATTTGAGGAGCAATTGCTTGGAGGAGCTGGTGTCGGGTGATGCGGATGTACGGGGGACGAGTGCGGAGGAATTGGAATCGCATGTTGAGGACAAGGTGAGTAAGGGATTGGAGGAAACTCGTGCAGAAGATGTGGATGCAAATCATATGGACTTGGATGAATCAGAGGCTGTGGATGAGGATGCGAAAGGCAAGAGCTTTGGTGAATCGGAGATGGGGTTTGTGTCTGTGGAAGAAGTTTCTGTTACACATGAGGTGATGCTTCCTAATTACGAGGAGGTGGCGACAGAGGGAGATGGCGATACAGCAATGGCTGCGGTAGAAAATGATGCAGGCTCATTGGCAGAAACAGTAGTGATGACACATGAGGAGTTTGTGGCAGTGCCTGAGGATGATGAAGAAGAGGCAGATGGGGATGAGGAGAATGATGCAACAGGGTTGAGCTTGGGCATCGGCTCCGCCAATGATTATGACAGTACAGATGGTGAAGAGGATGCAAATGTGGAGAATCTGGGTGAGGGTGATAGTGGCAATGAAGAGGCAGAGGAATCAGAGGAAGATGCATTTGGGCAGTATAGGGGCGAAGATATGAATTGGACAATGGGGGATGAGAAGGATCACGGGAGTGATTTTGTAAACCTTCAGTTCGATAATTTGAACAAAGGTGATGATGAGATCAGGAATGAAGTCAGCTACGATGATGGATTCTCTGGAAAGATGGGATCTTTGCATGGGATGACATCCACAAACCTTCTGCAGGCAATGAGCTCAATTCCTGCGACATACAATGTTTCAGAGAACGCGCCTGACCTGTCGTCCGGAGAATTCTTGGCTATGGGGGCTGATGCTCATAAAAATGGACTGGACCTAGGGACTGGGAGCTCATATTTCTTTGAGAATAATGGGAAGAGGCACATTGGAGAAATTGAAGAGTACAATGACCCTATGCCAGGCCATGAGCAGTTTGACCAGAGAAATCCAAATAAGAGAATGCGGAACAGCAACAATAGTAGTATACCACCTGGATCATCAGTCTTCAATGCACATTTTGCAGAACCCTTTCAGAGCTTGATGAGCAAAGCTAGCATGTTCTATGAACAGAAAGAGAGAGAACTTCAAGATGTTCTGGTGGAGAAGCAATATTTGGCCAACATGCTCCAGGAGAAGGAACAAATTATCCAATCGTTGAACTCAGCCAGGTTTGAGCAAGAGAATAAGTGGCAAGCAGAGCTTAGACGCTTTGAGCATGATCTGAATGTGATGGCACAATTGGTTACTGGTTATAGGAGGGCATTGAAACAGAACCGAGCCTCTTTTGATGAGTACAGGAAGAAGTTCCCATGTGACAAGCCTCGTTATTGTGATGTTGCTGGTGGCGGTGGCCTTGTTCTTAGTGTCaaggagttggagaagaagcgGTTGGAGGAGGTGCAGCAGAAACTTGCAATAGCAAATGAAATGATTGAAAACTTCCAGCATGAATGGTTTTCAAAGCTTGATGACTGGGCACGTTCTATCCATTTTATATGGTGCAGAACAGAAGAACTGATTCGGGAGATCAATCTTCtcagggaaaaaagaaaagcaacagtTACAAACCCAGCTACAGAAGAAGCAAAAGTTACAACCCCAGCTACAGAAGTAGCGGAAGTCACAACCGCAGCTACAGGAGTGGAAGTTACAACTCCAGCTACAGAAAAGGTGGAAGTTACAACCCCAGCTACAGAAAAGGTGGAAGTTACAACCCCAGCTACAGAAGAAGCGAAAATTACAACCGCAGCTACAGAAGAAGTGGAAGTTACAACCCCAGCTACAGAAGAAGTGGAAGTTACAACCCCATCTACAAAAGAAGTGGAAGTTACAATTGCAGCTACAGAAGAAGCGGAAGTTACAACCCCAGCTACAGAAGAAGCGGAAGTTTCAACCCCAGCTACAGAAGAAGTGGAAGGTACAACCCCAGCTACAGAAAAAGTGGAAGGTACAACCCCAGCTACAGAAGAATGA